The sequence below is a genomic window from Nitrospirota bacterium.
GTCGAAAGCGCCCTCTTTCATCGCCTGGACCGCATCCTTCACCTCTGCATATCCGGTGATGATGATGACCCCGGTTTCGGGAGCGATCTCTTTCGTTCTCTTGAGAAGGGAGAATCCGTCCTTGCCGGGAAGCTTCAGGTCGGTAATGACGAGGTCGAACCGCTCTTTTTCGAGAGCGCGGAACCCCTCATCCCCCGTGGCGCAGAGCGAAACGGTATAGCCCTCGGAAGTGAGCAGGTGCTCCATGCCGAGCCGCATGATCGGCTCGTCTTCGACGATGAGGAGCTGCTTTTTCATGGCTGGAGCGGCAAGAGCACGGTAAAGGTCGTCCCTTCAGCCGAGGTCGTCACGCTTATTTCTCCCTTATGCTGTTCTACGATAGCCTTGCTCACCGTAAGGCCGAGCCCTGTCCCTTCCCCCATTCCCTTGGTGGTAAAGAAGGGGTCGAATATTCTGGGGAGTATCTCTTCCGGAATGCCGCTCCCCGTATCGGAGATCGCCACCGCACACGAGGCCCCGGCCCGTTGCGCCCGAATGGTCAGGGTCCCGCCTCCCTCCATCGCCTGAACAGCGTTTATGACGAGATTGAGAAAGACCTGCTCCAGCTTGCTGGCGTCCGCGGCTATGGGCGGGATGTCCGGGGAGAGCTCTCTGACCAGGACGATCCCTTTTTTGCCGATAAGGTATTCGGTAAGGCTGAGCACGGTCTCGATGATGCCGGCGATCCCGCACGGCGCAATGGACAACGGCGCATTCTTCGAGAGGTCGAGGAGGTTCTTTACGATCATCTGTATCCTGGTGAACCCTGCATTGACGATCTCGATATGCTGCCTTCTCTTCTCCTCGTCCATAGGGGTGCTGATCAGGTTGTTGAAGCAGAGCTTGATACCGCCGAGCGGATTGTTGATCTCGTGCGCAACCCCTGCCGCGAGCTGTCCCAGCGAGGCGAGCCGTTCCGTCTCGATCATCTGCTTTTCGATCTCGGCGGTCTTCTTGAGCTTTTCCTGGGCGTCCAGGAGGTGGCGTGCGAGGAGATTGAACGACGCGGTCACGTCGCCGATCTCGTCATGGCGCGAGATCGGGATATCCTTGCCGAGCGGCTCGTTCCCGTGCGCAATGCCCCTGAAAATGCGCGAGAGGTTGTGCAGGGGCTTGGATACGAGGCC
It includes:
- a CDS encoding DUF3365 domain-containing protein; translation: MRTRSFNLGIRFSLMIGALLLAFCAFFSAILYAYLKAQVINEAKDKTVIIMTHVKALGTYVKDSLRPRMFDLLSRTTTEDAFVLEAMSTTHVNLQVMKHFARDLPEYVYKRVSDKPLNVQNRADRFHVRMMRYFEGGRDRTSWQGIETIDGKEYLVYVRPILSEKSCLKCHGEPGDAPQPLRAKYGPTGTFGWKDNTIVGVESVAIPLSVALANVKKVALDTFVFGIATLGILFIALFGTFRGLVSKPLHNLSRIFRGIAHGNEPLGKDIPISRHDEIGDVTASFNLLARHLLDAQEKLKKTAEIEKQMIETERLASLGQLAAGVAHEINNPLGGIKLCFNNLISTPMDEEKRRQHIEIVNAGFTRIQMIVKNLLDLSKNAPLSIAPCGIAGIIETVLSLTEYLIGKKGIVLVRELSPDIPPIAADASKLEQVFLNLVINAVQAMEGGGTLTIRAQRAGASCAVAISDTGSGIPEEILPRIFDPFFTTKGMGEGTGLGLTVSKAIVEQHKGEISVTTSAEGTTFTVLLPLQP